From Anomalospiza imberbis isolate Cuckoo-Finch-1a 21T00152 chromosome 22, ASM3175350v1, whole genome shotgun sequence, a single genomic window includes:
- the ENDOU gene encoding uridylate-specific endoribonuclease, giving the protein MEPWILLLGAGIALGSVSGHLYTAPDSCEGRCGEPFSEEDECHCHAECVTQHNCCEDHERHCGPGGEGAEDGARTRDGFSSSRDSITDQELLELSEQLYGADHNKARPSDIAINPQHLAEPDETGDKQDRSPQPLYKYVNEELFSKPTYASFIKLLDNYQRATGREEEVTAEELREQERFLEEVMKTELMRKLFVFLQGKNRYSSEQEFLQDLKQMWFGLYSRGDGEQDSSGFEHVFSGEVKKGKVSGFHNWIRFYLLEKQGVVNYFSHNFNGPWDSYPDVLGLQFSWDGFYKEVGSAFIGCSPEFEFGLYSLCFLARPGRACHLSLGGHRLSVQTYPWTKSTYGSGRRFIATAYVMSP; this is encoded by the exons ATGGAGCCCTGGATCCTCCTGCTCGGGGCAGGAATCGCCCTGGGCTCCGTGTCCGGCC ATCTGTACACAGCCCCCGACTCGTGCGAGGGACGCTGCGGGGAGCCCTTCAGCGAGGAGGACGAGTGTCATTGTCACGCCGAGTGTGTGACACAGCACAACTGCTGCGAGGACCACGAGAGGCACTGCGGGCCCG GTGGGGAAGGCGCCGAGGACGGAGCTCGAACCCGGG ACGGATTCTCCAGCAGCCGCGATTCCATCACggaccaggagctgctggagctctcgGAGCAGCTTTATGGGGCGGATCACAACAAAGCCCGGCCCAGCGACATCGCCATCAACCCCCAGCACCTGGCGGAGCCCGACGAGACTGGGGACAAACAGGACCGGTCCCCGCAGCC GCTCTACAAATACGTGAACGAGGAGCTCTTCTCCAAGCCCACCTACGCCAGCTTCATTAAGCTGCTGGATAATTACCAGAGGGCCacgggcagggaggaggaggtgacGGCCGAGGAGCTGCGGGAGCAGGAGCGTTTCCTGGAGGAGGTGATGAAAACGGAGCTCATGAGGAAACTCTTTGTGTTCCTGCAGGGCAAAA ACCGCTACAGCTCCGAGCAGGAGTTCCTGCAGGATCTGAAGCAGATGTGGTTCGGTCTCTACTCCCGAGGGGACGGAGAACAGGATTCCAGCGGCTTTGAGCACGTGTTCTCAG GGGAGGTGAAAAAGGGGAAAGTGTCGGGATTTCACAACTGGATCCGCTTCTACCTCCTGGAAAAGCAGGGGGTTGTCAACTACTTCAGCCACAACTTCAACGGGCCG TGGGACTCGTACCCCGACGTGCTGGGGCTCCAGTTCAGCTGGGACGGCTTCTACAAGGAGGTGGGCTCGGCTTTCATCGGCTGCAGCCCCGAGTTCGAGTTCGGCCTCTACTCCCTCTGCTTCCTCGCGCGGCCCGGCCGGGC ATGCCACCTGAGCCTGGGCGGGCACCGCCTCAGCGTCCAGACCTACCCCTGGACTAAGTCCACCTACGGCAGCGGCAGGAGGTTCATCGCCACCGCCTACGTGATGTCACCCTGA
- the RAPGEF3 gene encoding rap guanine nucleotide exchange factor 3 isoform X2 translates to MKVRGAGPGGAAGGARRGPGPGRAGLEPGSGGAAAPPQPPGGPGADGARLSGLLRKMHLFRSSSYEVRLEGAGGSLPCIQGIRWTPLLDSESSLDYGHSITQASSEKIWRAGKLLFAHLSSSRPSLIRDHKHHLRHHRQCCSGKDLVDWLLSTGVAVQTRGQAVGIGQVLVDGGVLTHVRQEWHFQDKDTQFYRFAELELSPEPGTGPRDPEELLEALGFLAQLGPDALLSMALRKPPAQRTQDELELIFEELLHIKAVAHLSNSVKRELAAVLMFEGHQRAGTVLFSQGDKGTSWYIIWKGSVNVVTHGKGLVATLHEGDDFGQLALVNDAPRAATILLREDNCHFLRVDKQDFNRILKDVEANTVRLKEHGKVVLVLQKDLQGGSGQAASARSSRYLVMAGTPEKILEHLLEFMRLDATLYDPVDTLLGDFLLTYTVFMPTSQLCRALLHHFRAEPLEGSEQDKATYSLRKRRKILRLVSQWVLLYGRLLQGDRSTTALLQNLADLVSRDPQLGGLGQEPGQERWRPRALENGDGSVSPQPKARSSGMWLGSPEEATLDSTCALRAQDKVPYEIFRADHSCLVSVLPVNAAVRDVLRALAPRLHRDREHVLVKVNSAGERAVLPQDAVGVFTALGLNERLFVVSTDELGNLTPHPEQLGPHAGSSDTLDLISSKDLASHLTDYDWNLFKSIHQVEMIHYIVGPHKFHEVTTANLARVMRRFNELQFWVATELCLCPELGRRAQLLRKFIKLAAHLKEQKNLNSFFAVMFGVSNTAVTRLAKTWERLPHKIRKLHSALERMLDPSWNHRVYRLAVAKLSPPIIPFVPLLLKDMTFIHEGNRTLAENLINFEKMHMMAKTVRVLQRCRGHTHAPLSPLRNRSPHRPEDAKAIRISTCSEQSLSVRNPVSTWAYLQHLRAIDSQKELLRLSRELEP, encoded by the exons ACCCCTCTCCTGGACTCGGAATCCAGCCTGGACTATGGCCACAGCATCACCCAG GCGTCCTCGGAGAAGATCTGGAGGGCTGGCAAACTCCTCTTCGCCCACCTCAGCAGCTCCCGACCCAGCCTCATCCGCGACCACAAACACCACCTGCGGCACCACCG gcagtgctgctcAGGGAAGGACTTGGTGGATTGGCTGCTGAGCACCGGCGTGGCCGTCCAGACGCGCGGCCAGGCCGTGGGCATTGGGCAAGTTCTGGTGGACGGAGGGGTCCTGACACACG TGAGGCAGGAGTGGCACTTCCAGGACAAGGACACGCAGTTTTACCGCTTTGCCgagctggagctgagccccGAGCCCGGCACAGGGCCGCGGGACCccgaggagctgctggaggcttTGGGGttcctggcccagctgggccccgACGCGCTGCTCTCCATGGCCCTGCGCAAGCC GCCTGCCCAGCGCACGCAGGACGAGCTGGAGCTGATCTTTGAGGAGCTGCTTCACATCAAAGCCGTGGCTCATCTCTCCAACTCG GTGAAGCGGGAGCTGGCGGCCGTGCTGATGTTCGAGGGGCACCAGCGTGCGGGCACCGTCC TGTTCAGCCAAGGTGACAAAGGCACCTCCTGGTACATCATCTGGAAGGGCTCGGTCAACGTGGTCACCCACGGCAAG GGCTTGGTGGCCACCCTGCACGAGGGGGACGACTTCGGGCAGCTGGCGCTGGTGAACGACGCCCCGCGGGCGGCCACCATCCTCCTGCGCGAGGACAATTGTCACTTCCTGCGCGTGGACAAGCAGGACTTCAACCGCATCCTCAAG GACGTGGAGGCCAACACGGTGCGGCTGAAGGAGCACGGCAaggtggtgctggtgctgcagaagGACCTGCAGGGGGGCAGCGGCCAGGCGGCCTCAGCGCGGAGCAGCAG GTACCTGGTGATGGCCGGGACACCCGAGAAGATCCTGGAGCACCTGCTGGAGTTCATGAGGCTCGATGCCACCCTCTACGACCCCGTGG ACACGCTGCTGGGGGATTTCCTGCTCACCTACACCGTGTTCATGCCGACCTCTCAGCTCTGCCGGGCCCTGCTGCACCA TTTCCGCGCGGAGCCGCTGGAGGGCTCGGAGCAGGACAAGGCCACCTATTCCCTTCGGAAGCGGCGGAAAATCCTGCGGCTCGTCAGCCAGTGGGTGCTGCTCTACGGGCGGCTGCTGCAGGGCGACCGCAGCACCACGGCGCTGCTGCAG aaCCTGGCGGACCTGGTGAGCCGGGACCCCCAGCTGGGcgggctgggccaggagccggGCCAGGAGAGGTGGCGACCCCGAGC GCTGGAGAACGGTGATGGCAGCGTGTCCCCCCAGCCCAAG GCCCGGAGCTCGGGAATGTGGCTCGGGAGCCCCGAGGAGGCGACCCTGGACAGCACCTGTGCCCTGAGAGCCCAGGACAAAG tgccctaCGAGATCTTCAGGGCCGACCACTCGTGCCTGGTGTCGGTGCTGCCCGTGAACGCCGCGGTGCGGGACGTCCTGCGGGCCCTGGCACCGCGGCTGCACCGGGATCGGGAGCACGTCCTGGTCAAGGTGAACTCGGCCGGAG AGCGCGCGGTGCTGCCGCAGGACGCCGTGGGGGTGTTCACGGCGCTGGGCCTCAACGAGAGGCTCTTTGTGGTCAGCACGGACGAGCTGGGCAACCTG ACCCCCCACCCTGAGCAGCTGGGCCCCCACGCCGGCTCCTCGGACACCCTGGACCTGATCAGCTCCAAGGATCTGGCCAGCCACCTCACCGACTACGACTGGAACCTCTTCAAGAgcatccaccag gtggagATGATTCATTACATCGTGGGGCCGCACAAGTTCCACGAGGTCACCACGGCCAACCTGGCGCGGGTGATGCGGCGCTTCAACGAGCTGCAGTTCTGGGTGGCCACcgagctgtgcctgtgccccGAGCTCGGGCGGAGGGCGCAGCTCCTCCGCAAGTTCATCAAGCTGGCGGCGCA CCTGAAGGAGCAGAAGAACCTGAATTCCTTCTTCGCGGTGATGTTTGGTGTGAGCAACACGGCCGTGACTCGCCTGGCCAAGACCTGGGAG aggTTGCCCCACAAGATCCGGAAGCTGCACTCAGCCCTGGAGAGGATGCTG gaCCCCTCGTGGAACCACCGTGTCTATCGCCTGGCCGTGGCCAAGCTGAGCCCCCCCATCATCCCCTTCGTGCCCCTGCTGCTCAAAG aCATGACCTTCATCCACGAGGGCAACCGCACCCTGGCCGAGAACCTCATCAACTTCGAGAAGATG CACATGATGGCCAAGACCGTGCGAGTCCTGCAGCGCTGCCGGGGCCACACGCACG cgccgctgtccccgctgcGGAACCGCTCCCCGCACCGGCCCGAGGACGCCAAGGCCATCAGGATCTCCACGT GCTCGGAGCAGTCGCTGAGCGTGCGGAACCCCGTGTCCACCTGGGCCTACCTGCAGCACCTGAGGGCCATCGACAGCcagaaggagctgctgaggcTCTCCCGGGAGCTGGAGCCCTGa
- the RAPGEF3 gene encoding rap guanine nucleotide exchange factor 3 isoform X1: MKVRGAGPGGAAGGARRGPGPGRAGLEPGSGGAAAPPQPPGGPGADGARLSGLLRKMHLFRSSSYEVRLEGAGGSLPCIQGIRWTPLLDSESSLDYGHSITQASSEKIWRAGKLLFAHLSSSRPSLIRDHKHHLRHHRQCCSGKDLVDWLLSTGVAVQTRGQAVGIGQVLVDGGVLTHVRQEWHFQDKDTQFYRFAELELSPEPGTGPRDPEELLEALGFLAQLGPDALLSMALRKPPAQRTQDELELIFEELLHIKAVAHLSNSVKRELAAVLMFEGHQRAGTVLFSQGDKGTSWYIIWKGSVNVVTHGKGLVATLHEGDDFGQLALVNDAPRAATILLREDNCHFLRVDKQDFNRILKDVEANTVRLKEHGKVVLVLQKDLQGGSGQAASARSSSRYLVMAGTPEKILEHLLEFMRLDATLYDPVDTLLGDFLLTYTVFMPTSQLCRALLHHFRAEPLEGSEQDKATYSLRKRRKILRLVSQWVLLYGRLLQGDRSTTALLQNLADLVSRDPQLGGLGQEPGQERWRPRALENGDGSVSPQPKARSSGMWLGSPEEATLDSTCALRAQDKVPYEIFRADHSCLVSVLPVNAAVRDVLRALAPRLHRDREHVLVKVNSAGERAVLPQDAVGVFTALGLNERLFVVSTDELGNLTPHPEQLGPHAGSSDTLDLISSKDLASHLTDYDWNLFKSIHQVEMIHYIVGPHKFHEVTTANLARVMRRFNELQFWVATELCLCPELGRRAQLLRKFIKLAAHLKEQKNLNSFFAVMFGVSNTAVTRLAKTWERLPHKIRKLHSALERMLDPSWNHRVYRLAVAKLSPPIIPFVPLLLKDMTFIHEGNRTLAENLINFEKMHMMAKTVRVLQRCRGHTHAPLSPLRNRSPHRPEDAKAIRISTCSEQSLSVRNPVSTWAYLQHLRAIDSQKELLRLSRELEP, from the exons ACCCCTCTCCTGGACTCGGAATCCAGCCTGGACTATGGCCACAGCATCACCCAG GCGTCCTCGGAGAAGATCTGGAGGGCTGGCAAACTCCTCTTCGCCCACCTCAGCAGCTCCCGACCCAGCCTCATCCGCGACCACAAACACCACCTGCGGCACCACCG gcagtgctgctcAGGGAAGGACTTGGTGGATTGGCTGCTGAGCACCGGCGTGGCCGTCCAGACGCGCGGCCAGGCCGTGGGCATTGGGCAAGTTCTGGTGGACGGAGGGGTCCTGACACACG TGAGGCAGGAGTGGCACTTCCAGGACAAGGACACGCAGTTTTACCGCTTTGCCgagctggagctgagccccGAGCCCGGCACAGGGCCGCGGGACCccgaggagctgctggaggcttTGGGGttcctggcccagctgggccccgACGCGCTGCTCTCCATGGCCCTGCGCAAGCC GCCTGCCCAGCGCACGCAGGACGAGCTGGAGCTGATCTTTGAGGAGCTGCTTCACATCAAAGCCGTGGCTCATCTCTCCAACTCG GTGAAGCGGGAGCTGGCGGCCGTGCTGATGTTCGAGGGGCACCAGCGTGCGGGCACCGTCC TGTTCAGCCAAGGTGACAAAGGCACCTCCTGGTACATCATCTGGAAGGGCTCGGTCAACGTGGTCACCCACGGCAAG GGCTTGGTGGCCACCCTGCACGAGGGGGACGACTTCGGGCAGCTGGCGCTGGTGAACGACGCCCCGCGGGCGGCCACCATCCTCCTGCGCGAGGACAATTGTCACTTCCTGCGCGTGGACAAGCAGGACTTCAACCGCATCCTCAAG GACGTGGAGGCCAACACGGTGCGGCTGAAGGAGCACGGCAaggtggtgctggtgctgcagaagGACCTGCAGGGGGGCAGCGGCCAGGCGGCCTCAGCGCGGAGCAGCAG CAGGTACCTGGTGATGGCCGGGACACCCGAGAAGATCCTGGAGCACCTGCTGGAGTTCATGAGGCTCGATGCCACCCTCTACGACCCCGTGG ACACGCTGCTGGGGGATTTCCTGCTCACCTACACCGTGTTCATGCCGACCTCTCAGCTCTGCCGGGCCCTGCTGCACCA TTTCCGCGCGGAGCCGCTGGAGGGCTCGGAGCAGGACAAGGCCACCTATTCCCTTCGGAAGCGGCGGAAAATCCTGCGGCTCGTCAGCCAGTGGGTGCTGCTCTACGGGCGGCTGCTGCAGGGCGACCGCAGCACCACGGCGCTGCTGCAG aaCCTGGCGGACCTGGTGAGCCGGGACCCCCAGCTGGGcgggctgggccaggagccggGCCAGGAGAGGTGGCGACCCCGAGC GCTGGAGAACGGTGATGGCAGCGTGTCCCCCCAGCCCAAG GCCCGGAGCTCGGGAATGTGGCTCGGGAGCCCCGAGGAGGCGACCCTGGACAGCACCTGTGCCCTGAGAGCCCAGGACAAAG tgccctaCGAGATCTTCAGGGCCGACCACTCGTGCCTGGTGTCGGTGCTGCCCGTGAACGCCGCGGTGCGGGACGTCCTGCGGGCCCTGGCACCGCGGCTGCACCGGGATCGGGAGCACGTCCTGGTCAAGGTGAACTCGGCCGGAG AGCGCGCGGTGCTGCCGCAGGACGCCGTGGGGGTGTTCACGGCGCTGGGCCTCAACGAGAGGCTCTTTGTGGTCAGCACGGACGAGCTGGGCAACCTG ACCCCCCACCCTGAGCAGCTGGGCCCCCACGCCGGCTCCTCGGACACCCTGGACCTGATCAGCTCCAAGGATCTGGCCAGCCACCTCACCGACTACGACTGGAACCTCTTCAAGAgcatccaccag gtggagATGATTCATTACATCGTGGGGCCGCACAAGTTCCACGAGGTCACCACGGCCAACCTGGCGCGGGTGATGCGGCGCTTCAACGAGCTGCAGTTCTGGGTGGCCACcgagctgtgcctgtgccccGAGCTCGGGCGGAGGGCGCAGCTCCTCCGCAAGTTCATCAAGCTGGCGGCGCA CCTGAAGGAGCAGAAGAACCTGAATTCCTTCTTCGCGGTGATGTTTGGTGTGAGCAACACGGCCGTGACTCGCCTGGCCAAGACCTGGGAG aggTTGCCCCACAAGATCCGGAAGCTGCACTCAGCCCTGGAGAGGATGCTG gaCCCCTCGTGGAACCACCGTGTCTATCGCCTGGCCGTGGCCAAGCTGAGCCCCCCCATCATCCCCTTCGTGCCCCTGCTGCTCAAAG aCATGACCTTCATCCACGAGGGCAACCGCACCCTGGCCGAGAACCTCATCAACTTCGAGAAGATG CACATGATGGCCAAGACCGTGCGAGTCCTGCAGCGCTGCCGGGGCCACACGCACG cgccgctgtccccgctgcGGAACCGCTCCCCGCACCGGCCCGAGGACGCCAAGGCCATCAGGATCTCCACGT GCTCGGAGCAGTCGCTGAGCGTGCGGAACCCCGTGTCCACCTGGGCCTACCTGCAGCACCTGAGGGCCATCGACAGCcagaaggagctgctgaggcTCTCCCGGGAGCTGGAGCCCTGa